The following coding sequences are from one Bacteroidota bacterium window:
- a CDS encoding SBBP repeat-containing protein: MKKSIFGNVLILLICSNVILFAGDGKISLEQQRQIEHSLQSRSVQFIENKGQITDLDGKPVSFVLFKVETQGINLFITEKGLTYTFFQMEDEHEKEEYGMFAPSVLGNEGYKVKLQWSRVDMDLVGANIRKENIIPEGKSPWFNQYYLGCCPNGISDVHGYSKIAIKDVYPGIDWVFYNFNSTLTRIGGADGERPKGFKYDFIVHPNANPNQIKLLYRSKNKLQIDNTGKLHIKNLYGSITENAPVSYIKENNKAVTTQFIKTKVNVFKPGGSSEGYETQVEFKIAHNTFNPKYETLVIDPQLIWATLYGGAGTDGPRSIDCDASGNIFITGYNQSGNFPILDPATGAYFQGVAAGVPSNIFILKFTNNYVLAWATYYGGSGGDNYPHFICVDPFGNIVVTGRTTTIDFPLFDPGNGAYFQAYGGTGDAFILKFNNAGVRQWATYYGGNANDNGASICTDNIGNIYLTGNTASPAGSFPVLLPFQVGYGGNNDAFILKFNNAGIRQWATFYGGSGIDIGNTICADAFGNIFIGGYATSANFPVQNTGTYFDGVLGGTQDAFILKFNNAGVRQWATYYGGSKDETFLTQDNIVVDICNNVYVSFNTFSSNIAVNFFCFSDYYDNTYNGGGSAGGDIFIIKFTNSGVSLWATYFGGVGDDFREALTISKGKNLLITGEWDSFSGPIVSRYLSYPLTDRGNGAYYNATTAGSDEGYLAEFKPVSAYTQSQVNNSSCTPCMGRATINVTCGQPSYSYIWSNGSTANTTSTTNTVTGLCGGTYTVTVYMNCDTIQAIYSIIENPGGISASITANNTCSSLGSATVTPAGGTGSYTYLWSNGQTAQTATNLVPGKYGVTVTDAAGCSDTNSVIIQTPFFAEYTKGTANCAGCGCKEWIMINAAGGTSPYSYTWPDGYLNRYRNQLCPGAYLINVKDKNGCSININLTTP; the protein is encoded by the coding sequence ATGAAAAAATCAATTTTTGGAAACGTCCTTATATTATTAATATGCAGTAATGTAATTCTTTTTGCTGGTGATGGGAAAATATCGTTGGAGCAACAGAGACAAATAGAACATTCATTACAGAGCCGGTCAGTACAATTTATAGAGAATAAAGGGCAGATAACCGATTTGGATGGTAAGCCCGTTTCTTTTGTGCTTTTTAAAGTTGAAACCCAGGGAATAAACCTGTTTATTACCGAAAAGGGGTTAACCTATACATTCTTTCAGATGGAAGATGAACATGAAAAGGAAGAATACGGGATGTTTGCTCCTTCTGTTTTGGGTAATGAAGGATATAAGGTGAAACTCCAATGGAGCAGGGTCGATATGGATTTAGTCGGGGCAAACATCAGGAAAGAAAATATTATTCCTGAAGGAAAATCACCATGGTTTAATCAATATTATTTAGGTTGTTGCCCGAATGGGATATCGGATGTACATGGATATTCAAAAATTGCAATTAAAGATGTATACCCGGGGATAGATTGGGTGTTTTATAATTTTAATTCCACTCTTACAAGGATTGGGGGGGCCGATGGTGAGAGACCAAAGGGTTTTAAGTATGATTTTATCGTTCATCCCAATGCCAATCCCAACCAGATCAAGCTACTTTATCGTTCAAAAAATAAATTACAGATTGATAATACAGGAAAGTTGCATATAAAGAATCTTTATGGTTCGATAACTGAAAATGCTCCGGTAAGTTACATTAAAGAAAATAATAAAGCTGTAACAACACAATTTATAAAAACAAAAGTAAACGTATTCAAGCCAGGCGGTAGCAGTGAAGGTTATGAAACACAAGTTGAATTCAAAATTGCGCATAATACTTTTAATCCTAAATATGAAACATTGGTTATTGACCCACAGTTGATATGGGCGACTTTATACGGAGGGGCTGGGACAGATGGTCCGCGGAGTATTGACTGTGATGCATCGGGAAATATTTTTATTACGGGATATAATCAATCAGGTAATTTCCCGATTTTGGATCCGGCAACAGGCGCTTATTTTCAAGGAGTAGCTGCAGGTGTGCCAAGCAACATATTCATATTAAAGTTTACAAATAATTATGTTCTAGCCTGGGCAACATATTATGGTGGGAGTGGAGGAGATAATTATCCTCATTTTATTTGTGTTGATCCGTTTGGCAATATAGTGGTTACAGGGCGTACGACCACTATTGATTTTCCATTATTTGATCCCGGAAATGGCGCCTATTTTCAGGCTTATGGCGGAACGGGAGATGCTTTTATTTTGAAGTTTAATAATGCAGGTGTTCGCCAATGGGCCACTTATTATGGTGGAAATGCGAATGATAATGGCGCATCAATTTGTACAGACAACATTGGCAATATATATCTTACAGGAAATACAGCTTCTCCGGCCGGTAGTTTCCCGGTTTTGCTTCCGTTTCAGGTAGGGTATGGTGGTAATAATGATGCCTTTATTTTGAAGTTCAATAATGCAGGTATTCGTCAATGGGCCACTTTTTACGGAGGTAGTGGAATTGATATAGGGAATACTATTTGTGCTGATGCTTTTGGAAATATTTTTATCGGAGGATATGCAACATCGGCTAATTTTCCAGTACAAAATACCGGAACTTATTTTGATGGAGTTTTGGGAGGAACTCAGGATGCTTTTATTTTGAAATTCAATAATGCAGGTGTCCGCCAATGGGCTACTTATTATGGTGGAAGTAAAGATGAAACCTTTCTTACCCAGGATAATATAGTCGTTGATATCTGTAATAATGTATATGTAAGTTTCAATACATTCTCTTCCAATATCGCCGTTAATTTTTTCTGCTTTTCCGATTATTATGACAATACTTATAATGGCGGAGGAAGTGCAGGTGGGGATATTTTTATTATTAAATTCACTAATTCCGGAGTTTCTTTATGGGCGACCTATTTTGGAGGTGTTGGCGATGATTTTCGTGAAGCATTAACCATAAGTAAGGGAAAAAATCTTCTTATTACGGGCGAGTGGGATAGTTTCAGCGGCCCTATTGTTTCAAGATATCTAAGTTATCCTCTTACGGATAGAGGGAATGGCGCTTATTATAATGCAACAACAGCCGGATCCGACGAAGGTTATTTGGCTGAGTTTAAACCCGTTTCGGCTTATACACAAAGTCAGGTAAACAATTCTTCGTGTACTCCCTGCATGGGGCGCGCTACCATAAATGTTACATGCGGGCAGCCTTCTTACAGCTATATATGGAGCAATGGGAGTACCGCGAATACTACTTCTACAACAAACACTGTAACCGGCTTGTGTGGTGGCACATACACCGTTACAGTGTATATGAATTGCGATACTATTCAGGCAATCTACTCAATTATTGAAAACCCGGGAGGTATTTCAGCAAGTATTACTGCTAACAATACTTGTAGTAGTTTAGGTTCAGCGACAGTCACTCCAGCTGGAGGTACCGGAAGCTATACTTATTTATGGAGCAACGGTCAAACCGCGCAAACTGCCACAAACCTTGTACCTGGCAAATACGGCGTAACTGTTACGGATGCAGCAGGTTGTTCCGATACGAACAGTGTAATTATACAAACTCCTTTTTTCGCTGAATATACCAAAGGAACTGCGAACTGTGCCGGCTGTGGTTGTAAAGAATGGATAATGATAAACGCTGCGGGTGGAACAAGTCCGTATAGCTATACCTGGCCTGATGGATATTTGAACAGATATAGGAACCAGCTTTGCCCGGGAGCATATTTAATAAATGTTAAAGATAAAAACGGATGCAGCATAAACATTAATCTGACTACACCTTGA
- a CDS encoding SBBP repeat-containing protein, whose protein sequence is MHQYNTIKRLLRFVAVVVFIGRSHAQSNVASEPITKPVVRCVEPSLIPGTRDQISKSLRGNGMCFTQNKGQLVDMKHNLRPDILYKGEGGGAGVYIRKTGISYEHSNMGEVMHEVEEQIEEKEKYGKLNLGEEQQLKEQLMQKAVVKLHRIDVDFEGANKITAIQTADPVEGYTNYYYAHCPNGITHVNSYNEVTVKNIYNNIDVKYYGGKAEGLKYDIVVNPGGNPKQIKLHWKGAEELTINNGKIKIKTSVNEFVESIPKVYQIINGKIVDIKIQYVLDGTTVSFELGTWNPKLSLVIDPWVTYYGGTNTEEGRSVNVDKQGNVVFTGSTFSFDFPFSVGAFQTAMKSIDAYVVKMTSSGSRVFATYFGGNQYETGIGIATDNNNNIFIAGITNSINLPNKPHPSGSSYGQTYIGGRDGFIAEFDLIGTLIWSTYFGGTKDDNINDICCDPTNNIFILGSTSSANIPIMTPYQLSLKGPTDCFIAKFNISATLQWSTYYGGNSIDEGWGGITCDNLGNLFFAGHTSSNDFPILFAFQPLYSGPGAIGYGDAFIVKLNPTTGFPVWSTYFGGSKDDYGGAIATDNSNNVVITGSTNSVTKIASSAFVFQPNFAGGPYNDSFVAKFDNSGNLLWSTYLGGSVGPLSGGGNEEASGIAIDSNNNIVVSGDTYSTNFPVTSCAYQKTFKGSEDQYITTFDANGTLICSGYMGTGNASSENNETYVSASGGSIAVDGCFVYLVATTQCNYPFTSNAFQTSCVPTFGGWPAFDAVLAKLYVNTCGGITTNLNFSTGPTTFCNGQSVNFTSAYSACGGTAGITYLWIFTGAVPNTSTAKNPTGIVYNSPGNFNVKLVIQLPCGKDSIEKVSYITVDPCGGITASVNSATICSGTTPCPTLTAIGASGTAPYTYLWNTTENTQNINPCPGSTTTYTVTIKDAGGNSSTSTAVVTVNPAVTVSTTGVNITCNGSADGSVIAAGGSGTLPYTYSWSNGGTASQISNLTSQIYTVTITDSKGCTSASSATIISPPALTGQFTKGTANCVACACKEWILVNASGGTSPYSYAWPDGYINRFKNQLCPGAYMVNIKDKNGCSVNINLTTP, encoded by the coding sequence ATGCACCAATACAATACTATAAAGCGGTTGTTGCGCTTTGTTGCGGTAGTAGTATTCATTGGCCGCAGCCACGCGCAATCTAATGTTGCATCCGAACCAATTACCAAACCTGTGGTGCGCTGCGTCGAACCATCATTAATCCCGGGTACTCGGGATCAAATCTCCAAATCGTTACGTGGCAATGGTATGTGCTTTACTCAAAACAAAGGGCAACTAGTTGACATGAAACATAATCTTCGTCCCGATATACTATACAAAGGCGAAGGTGGTGGTGCAGGTGTATACATAAGAAAAACAGGCATCAGCTATGAGCATAGCAATATGGGAGAAGTAATGCACGAAGTAGAAGAACAAATTGAAGAAAAAGAAAAATACGGCAAACTAAACTTGGGTGAAGAACAACAACTGAAAGAGCAACTCATGCAAAAAGCGGTTGTAAAACTTCACCGGATAGATGTTGACTTTGAAGGCGCTAATAAAATTACTGCAATACAAACAGCCGATCCGGTAGAAGGCTACACCAATTACTACTATGCCCATTGCCCCAATGGTATCACGCATGTAAACTCGTATAACGAAGTAACTGTAAAAAATATTTACAACAACATAGATGTAAAATATTACGGAGGCAAGGCAGAGGGATTGAAGTACGATATAGTAGTAAACCCGGGAGGAAATCCCAAACAGATAAAACTCCACTGGAAAGGCGCAGAGGAATTAACAATTAATAATGGGAAAATAAAAATTAAAACAAGCGTAAACGAATTTGTTGAATCTATACCCAAAGTATACCAAATCATTAATGGAAAGATTGTTGATATAAAAATCCAGTACGTTTTAGATGGTACAACTGTGAGCTTTGAACTCGGAACCTGGAATCCGAAACTCTCTTTAGTGATTGATCCCTGGGTTACTTATTATGGTGGAACTAATACGGAAGAGGGGCGTTCTGTCAACGTGGATAAACAAGGAAACGTAGTGTTTACCGGAAGTACTTTTTCATTTGACTTTCCTTTTAGTGTGGGAGCTTTTCAGACAGCCATGAAAAGTATTGATGCCTATGTTGTAAAAATGACTTCCTCAGGAAGTAGAGTATTTGCTACTTACTTTGGAGGAAATCAATACGAAACAGGTATCGGAATAGCTACTGATAACAATAACAATATATTTATTGCCGGAATTACTAATAGTATCAATTTACCCAATAAACCCCATCCTTCCGGAAGCTCATATGGACAAACATACATTGGTGGTAGAGATGGGTTTATTGCAGAGTTTGATCTTATTGGAACATTAATATGGTCTACCTATTTTGGTGGAACTAAAGATGATAACATTAATGATATTTGCTGCGATCCCACGAATAATATTTTTATTTTAGGTAGTACATCGTCTGCCAATATACCTATTATGACTCCGTATCAATTATCTCTTAAAGGGCCTACGGATTGTTTTATCGCTAAATTTAATATTAGTGCTACCCTACAATGGTCTACCTATTATGGTGGAAATAGTATAGATGAGGGATGGGGAGGGATAACCTGTGACAATTTGGGGAATTTATTTTTCGCTGGTCATACTTCTTCAAATGACTTCCCAATATTGTTTGCATTTCAACCACTTTACAGTGGGCCAGGTGCCATAGGTTATGGAGATGCTTTTATAGTCAAGCTCAATCCAACTACAGGCTTTCCTGTGTGGTCTACCTATTTTGGCGGAAGCAAGGATGATTATGGAGGCGCTATTGCAACAGATAATTCAAACAACGTTGTTATTACAGGTTCTACGAATTCTGTTACCAAAATAGCCAGCAGTGCATTTGTTTTCCAACCTAATTTTGCAGGTGGGCCTTACAATGACTCCTTTGTAGCCAAATTTGATAACTCGGGCAATCTTTTATGGAGTACTTACCTCGGAGGTTCCGTAGGGCCTTTATCTGGAGGGGGCAATGAAGAGGCCTCGGGAATAGCTATTGATAGTAACAATAATATTGTGGTATCAGGTGATACTTACAGTACTAATTTCCCTGTTACTTCATGCGCGTATCAAAAAACATTTAAAGGAAGTGAAGACCAATATATTACTACGTTTGATGCCAATGGTACATTGATTTGTTCCGGTTACATGGGTACCGGAAATGCCTCATCTGAGAATAATGAAACGTATGTGTCAGCATCTGGAGGGAGTATTGCGGTAGATGGGTGTTTCGTTTATTTAGTTGCCACCACTCAATGTAATTATCCGTTTACATCAAATGCCTTTCAAACTTCATGTGTACCAACTTTTGGAGGATGGCCCGCGTTTGACGCGGTACTTGCCAAATTATATGTAAATACATGCGGAGGGATTACCACTAACTTAAATTTCAGCACAGGGCCCACTACTTTTTGCAATGGGCAATCTGTAAATTTTACATCTGCATATTCTGCCTGTGGCGGTACTGCAGGTATAACATATTTATGGATCTTTACAGGAGCCGTTCCGAATACCTCCACTGCAAAAAATCCTACGGGTATAGTATATAACAGTCCTGGCAATTTCAATGTGAAGCTGGTAATACAACTACCTTGTGGTAAAGATTCAATAGAAAAAGTGTCCTATATTACTGTTGATCCTTGCGGAGGGATCACCGCCAGCGTAAATTCAGCAACAATATGCAGTGGTACAACGCCATGCCCAACCTTAACCGCGATAGGCGCTAGTGGAACAGCGCCTTATACTTACCTGTGGAATACAACTGAGAACACGCAAAATATAAATCCCTGTCCGGGATCAACAACAACGTATACTGTAACGATCAAAGATGCCGGAGGAAATTCATCTACATCAACAGCTGTGGTAACCGTAAACCCGGCTGTAACAGTCAGTACAACAGGGGTTAATATAACATGTAATGGAAGTGCCGATGGTTCAGTGATAGCGGCAGGAGGCAGTGGCACATTACCTTATACATATAGTTGGAGTAATGGTGGAACTGCA
- a CDS encoding SBBP repeat-containing protein → MNKQRTINSIFVFLLLSGNNFAQVSAAYGSSDNEQAKTITPLRGNGISFTPNKGQVADAAGDLRPDVLYKGEGGGSDIYIRKTGISYVLSNVNEVTKEIIEKAEESEKLNDSKVNTVQKVRELWKEHQLRIHRVDMDFVDGNARQEVITYDQLEGYSNYYYAHCPQGITYVNSYNAIMLRNVYNEIDVKYYGGKENGLKYDIVVNPGGDPAQIKLKYTGVQNITYSEGKLTIKTSVNDIEESIPKVYQNINGHIVNIEAQYILAEDYSSSAPNAQHSYYITFKLLSDYDTRFPLIIDPWATYYSGPGLSSGSGLAADGLGNVIFTGRPGSNINFPISAGAFQITGGGNVDAFLAKFSINGTRIFGTYFGGANNERGYGVATDKNNDILLSGSTASGNCPVKNPGGGAYAQAFGGGTDAFVAKFTPAGLLTWAVLYGGSSTDEGYDVITDAANNVIVVGYTESSNFPVLSPFQGALSGTQDAFAVKFNSGCVRQWATYFGGSANDDAVGVASDGASNIFITGETSSNNLPLAAAGFQPVFGGGVGLLRDVYLVKLNGVTGFPAWSTYYGGSGYDWAAGVATDAVGNCVITGTTASANNISSVGSNQMALAGSNDAFIAKFTTAGARLWGTYHGGPAEEVTGSCAIDIKDNIYWYGEVEDDKPNPSWISVCAYQNTYNGTEDHLISKFDPNGKLICTTAVGGPLEEDYDAGVVYPHYDIAAYDPFIYITAHVRGGGYPVSPGAFQTASGSGGGLAEAFVNQLCSNICQQKFLNTNATASQTVICPNVPISFTSTVNNACDTTDLRFKWTFTGASPNTSTISNPVITYASPGFYTVKLVVSTPCQKDSVLKTNYIIVNPCTINAAASKATICSGSCSNITATGSSGTSPYTYSWSSGGTSATINVCPVTTTDYTVMITDALGNYAATTTSITVYTPLVATSSSTNISCTTSGSASVNVSSGTTPYVYSWSNGIVTGPTSAVNSSISNLIAGGYTLTIRDSNGCTQTKTYNITGVNPVSATFTYPMVCLGVPVTFTNTGSTGTYNWVISPITPANVSGTTTDFSYTFLTTGTYSISHTVTSAGCNNTVVQNITVTNCTGPVVTTTGSSICSGSCATVTSNGAGGSGPYTYSWNNAATTQNINPCPVSTTTYTVTITDAGGNTSTSTAVVTVNPGADITITATNITCNGSADGAIAATGTSGISPYTYNWNNGQTVVTATGLSPGSYTVTVTDNKGCTSTSSATIISPPALIGQFTKGTASCTACGCKQWIMINVSGGTGPYLYSWPDGYVNRYKNQLCPGAYMVNIKDKNGCSINTTITAP, encoded by the coding sequence ATGAATAAGCAGCGGACTATTAATTCTATTTTTGTTTTTCTTTTGTTAAGCGGGAACAACTTTGCTCAGGTTAGTGCTGCATACGGATCATCTGACAACGAACAAGCGAAAACGATCACCCCCCTCCGTGGTAATGGCATCTCGTTCACTCCCAACAAAGGACAGGTTGCAGATGCTGCAGGCGATCTCCGGCCCGATGTATTGTATAAAGGTGAGGGAGGCGGTTCGGATATCTATATACGTAAAACAGGAATCAGTTATGTTCTTAGCAATGTGAATGAAGTAACAAAGGAAATAATTGAAAAAGCAGAGGAATCTGAAAAGCTGAATGATTCAAAAGTAAATACAGTTCAGAAGGTAAGAGAGTTATGGAAGGAGCACCAACTAAGGATACATCGTGTGGATATGGATTTTGTTGATGGTAATGCAAGACAGGAAGTAATAACTTACGATCAGTTGGAAGGGTATTCGAATTACTATTATGCTCATTGCCCGCAGGGTATCACGTATGTTAATTCATATAATGCCATAATGTTGAGAAATGTCTATAATGAAATTGATGTTAAATATTATGGCGGGAAAGAGAATGGTTTAAAATACGACATCGTTGTAAATCCGGGAGGTGATCCGGCTCAGATAAAATTAAAGTATACCGGTGTTCAAAATATAACATATTCCGAAGGCAAACTGACCATAAAGACAAGCGTTAATGATATAGAAGAATCTATACCTAAAGTATATCAAAATATCAACGGACATATTGTTAACATTGAAGCACAATATATTCTCGCAGAAGATTATTCATCATCTGCACCTAATGCCCAGCATTCATATTATATAACTTTTAAGTTGCTTTCTGATTATGACACCAGATTTCCTTTAATTATTGATCCATGGGCAACTTATTATTCCGGTCCGGGTTTGAGTAGTGGCAGCGGACTTGCCGCGGATGGATTGGGGAATGTGATCTTCACCGGACGACCCGGCAGCAATATAAACTTTCCGATTAGTGCCGGTGCCTTTCAGATCACAGGTGGAGGAAATGTGGATGCCTTTCTCGCAAAGTTTTCGATTAATGGCACCCGTATATTCGGTACATACTTTGGGGGGGCTAATAATGAAAGAGGATATGGGGTAGCCACGGATAAGAATAATGATATATTATTGTCCGGCAGCACAGCTTCTGGCAATTGTCCGGTTAAAAACCCTGGAGGAGGGGCATATGCCCAGGCATTTGGTGGCGGTACAGACGCATTTGTAGCCAAGTTTACTCCGGCAGGTCTTCTCACGTGGGCGGTTCTTTATGGTGGAAGTTCCACTGATGAAGGTTATGATGTGATAACAGATGCAGCAAACAATGTTATTGTTGTCGGGTACACGGAATCTTCCAACTTCCCTGTGTTATCTCCTTTTCAGGGTGCACTGAGCGGAACACAAGATGCTTTTGCTGTTAAGTTCAACAGTGGTTGTGTCAGGCAATGGGCAACTTATTTCGGAGGATCGGCTAATGATGATGCCGTGGGAGTGGCGAGTGATGGGGCGAGTAATATTTTTATTACCGGAGAGACATCTTCCAATAATTTGCCGCTTGCTGCCGCAGGTTTTCAGCCTGTCTTTGGAGGCGGTGTTGGTCTCCTCAGGGATGTTTACCTTGTAAAACTGAACGGTGTCACCGGCTTCCCGGCATGGTCTACATATTATGGTGGATCAGGGTATGATTGGGCTGCAGGGGTTGCAACCGATGCTGTAGGGAACTGTGTTATAACGGGTACAACCGCGTCAGCGAATAATATATCCAGTGTAGGTTCTAACCAGATGGCTTTGGCCGGGAGCAACGATGCATTCATTGCTAAATTCACTACTGCCGGTGCCCGGTTATGGGGTACTTATCATGGAGGACCCGCGGAGGAGGTTACGGGTAGTTGTGCTATTGATATCAAGGATAATATTTATTGGTATGGAGAGGTTGAGGATGACAAGCCTAATCCCAGCTGGATAAGTGTTTGTGCATACCAAAACACATACAATGGGACCGAAGATCATTTGATTTCAAAATTTGACCCTAATGGTAAACTCATTTGTACTACAGCTGTTGGAGGCCCTCTGGAAGAGGATTATGATGCGGGTGTGGTTTATCCTCATTATGATATAGCCGCATATGATCCATTTATATATATAACCGCTCATGTAAGAGGCGGTGGCTATCCTGTTTCTCCCGGAGCATTTCAAACCGCGTCCGGGTCCGGTGGCGGATTGGCGGAAGCGTTTGTTAATCAATTGTGCAGCAACATTTGTCAGCAAAAATTTCTTAATACAAATGCGACTGCCAGTCAAACTGTTATTTGTCCAAATGTTCCCATTTCTTTTACATCAACTGTAAATAATGCCTGTGATACAACAGATTTAAGATTTAAATGGACATTTACAGGTGCAAGCCCCAATACATCAACAATATCCAATCCTGTTATTACGTATGCTTCGCCTGGTTTTTACACTGTCAAATTGGTTGTTTCCACTCCATGTCAAAAGGATTCGGTATTAAAAACAAATTATATTATAGTAAATCCCTGTACGATCAATGCCGCCGCATCTAAAGCCACTATATGTTCCGGTTCCTGCTCAAATATTACCGCAACCGGCTCAAGCGGTACTTCACCTTATACATATAGCTGGAGTAGCGGCGGGACCTCTGCAACAATAAATGTCTGTCCGGTCACCACAACTGATTATACAGTAATGATAACAGATGCATTGGGCAATTATGCAGCAACAACAACTTCAATAACAGTTTACACTCCTTTAGTAGCAACTTCATCAAGTACCAATATTAGCTGTACAACCAGTGGAAGTGCTTCTGTTAATGTTTCAAGCGGGACAACTCCATATGTATACAGTTGGAGCAATGGTATTGTAACCGGGCCAACTTCTGCAGTTAATTCATCAATTTCGAACCTTATAGCCGGCGGCTATACATTAACCATCAGAGATAGCAATGGCTGCACGCAGACAAAAACATACAATATAACAGGTGTCAATCCTGTATCCGCCACATTTACATATCCCATGGTATGTTTAGGGGTACCTGTAACATTTACCAATACTGGTTCAACAGGAACATATAACTGGGTTATCTCTCCGATAACTCCGGCCAATGTAAGCGGTACAACTACCGACTTTTCCTATACCTTTTTAACTACCGGGACATATTCAATAAGCCACACAGTAACCAGTGCAGGTTGCAATAATACGGTTGTGCAAAACATTACAGTTACCAACTGTACGGGTCCTGTTGTAACCACAACCGGAAGTTCAATTTGCTCCGGATCTTGTGCCACCGTTACATCTAATGGTGCAGGAGGTAGTGGTCCATATACTTATTCCTGGAACAATGCCGCAACTACACAAAACATAAATCCTTGTCCGGTTTCAACTACCACTTACACCGTAACAATAACAGATGCCGGAGGAAATACATCTACTTCAACAGCGGTGGTTACTGTCAATCCGGGCGCAGATATAACGATCACAGCAACCAATATAACATGTAATGGAAGCGCGGATGGAGCAATTGCTGCCACCGGAACAAGTGGCATTTCTCCATATACTTATAATTGGAATAATGGACAAACCGTGGTCACAGCAACCGGTTTATCACCTGGTAGCTATACTGTAACTGTAACCGACAACAAAGGCTGTACATCCACATCATCAGCAACAATAATTTCACCTCCGGCTCTGATTGGACAATTTACAAAAGGAACAGCGAGCTGTACCGCTTGTGGCTGCAAACAGTGGATTATGATAAATGTCTCCGGGGGAACAGGTCCTTATTTATACTCCTGGCCCGATGGGTATGTTAACAGGTATAAAAATCAGCTTTGTCCGGGAGCATACATGGTGAATATTAAAGATAAAAATGGGTGTAGTATAAATACAACAATTACCGCTCCATAG